In the Plodia interpunctella isolate USDA-ARS_2022_Savannah chromosome 6, ilPloInte3.2, whole genome shotgun sequence genome, one interval contains:
- the LOC128671070 gene encoding uncharacterized protein LOC128671070, translating to MKTSDKSLKKNGYPSDDDNIRYKINLDYFNNGNKSPTKIVKKVDKSKVEDDEVRYKFPTVSTKPKVEQKLKPKPKIKVNFWSSKTTGSRLHNTESTKTKRRHTVAASAEDTTAMKPKSSGVKVRKRVSFLPSPLFSDNHVPMVTVPDDLTIQLNEEEANDLGEDLNLAFVNSGSSNGDSGNTSKRRPKNSSLPSSPKNNKRKRSFDDVLPKAISPNPGHENELEFFSKYIVQKLRRMETNQRIYSENLINTVLMLGQLGQLNVKSKITEASQ from the coding sequence atgaagaCATCAGATAAATCcttgaaaaaaaatggttatccttcagatgatgataatattcgatacaaaataaaccttgattattttaataatggcAATAAGTCCCCTACAAAGATTGTGAAAAAAGTTGACAAGTCAAAAGTTGAAGATGATGAAGTGCGGTACAAATTCCCGACAGTGTCAACAAAACCTAAAGTAGAACAAAAATTAAAGCCTAAGCCCAAGATAAAGGTAAACTTCTGGAGCAGTAAAACAACAGGTAGTCGTTTACATAACACAgaatcaacaaaaacaaaacgacGTCATACTGTTGCCGCTTCAGCCGAAGACACAACTGCAATGAAACCAAAATCATCAGGAGTGAAAGTCCGTAAACGTGTATCCTTCTTACCTTCTCCATTGTTTTCTGACAATCATGTACCTATGGTCACTGTCCCAGATGACTTAACCATTCAATTAAATGAGGAAGAAGCAAATGATTTGGGTGAGGATTTAAATTTGGCTTTTGTTAATAGTGGAAGCAGTAATGGGGATTCCGGTAATACATCAAAACGCAGACCAAAGAATTCATCACTCCCCTCAAgcccaaaaaataataaacgtaAGAGAAGTTTTGATGATGTGCTTCCAAAAGCCATTTCTCCTAATCCAGGACATGAGAATGAGTTGGAGTTTTTTTCCAAGTATATTGTTCAAAAATTAAGACGAATGGAAACCAATCAAcgtatttattcagaaaactTGATCAACACTGTTCTTATGTTGGGGCAACTTGGGCAATTGAATGTAAAGTCCAAAATTACTGAGGCATCACAGTAA